A DNA window from Theobroma cacao cultivar B97-61/B2 chromosome 5, Criollo_cocoa_genome_V2, whole genome shotgun sequence contains the following coding sequences:
- the LOC18597417 gene encoding biotin synthase, whose product MLSIRSPAAQLLLRSCSFYSTTASAAAVEAERTIREGPRNDWTRQQIKSIYDSPVLDLLFHGAQVHRYAHNFREVQQCTLLSIKTGGCSEDCSYCPQSSRYHTGLKAQKLMTKEAVMQAAKQAKEAGSTRFCMGAAWRDTVGRKTNFNQILEYVKQIRDMGMEVCCTLGMLEKQQALELKKAGLTAYNHNLDTSREYYPNIITTRTYDERLETLQHVREAGINVCSGGIIGLGEAEEDRVGLLHTLATLPSHPESVPINALVAVKGTPLQDQKPVEIWEMIRMIATARIAMPKSMVRLSAGRVRFSMPEQALCFLAGANSIFTGEKLLTTPNNDFDADQLMFKILGLIPKAPSFSEEAAKTSEAENCEEALSSSG is encoded by the exons ATGTTGTCCATTCGATCCCCTGCGGCTCAGCTGCTGCTCAGAAGTTGTAGTTTCTACTCTACCACTGCATCGGCTGCAGCTGTGGAAGCTGAGAGAACTATCCGAGAAGGCCCTAGAAACGACTGGACACGCCAGCAGATCAAGTCCATCTACGATTCTCCTGTTCTTGATCTCCTTTTCCACGGA GCTCAAGTTCACAGATATGCTCATAACTTTCGAGAGGTGCAGCAGTGTACCCTCCTCTCAATCAAGACTGGTGGATGCAGTGAGGATTGTTCATACTGTCCTCAGTCCTCAAGGTATCATACAGGGCTAAAGGCCCAAAAGCTTATGACTAAGGAAGCTGTAATGCAGGCAGCTAAACAG GCAAAAGAGGCTGGTAGTACACGCTTTTGCATGGGTGCTGCATGGAGAGACACTGTAGGAAGGAAAACTAACTTCAACCAAATTCTTGAATATGTAAAACAAATTAG GGATATGGGAATGGAGGTGTGTTGCACTTTAGGCATGCTAGAGAAGCAGCAGGCTCTTGAACTCAAGAAGGCTGGCCTTACAGCTTACAACCATAATCTTGATACCTCAAGAGAATATTACCCAAACATTATTACAACCAGAACTTATGATGAGCGATTGGAAACCCTTCAACATGTCCGTGAAGCAGGAATTAATGTCTGTTCAG GTGGAATTATAGGGCTTGGAGAAGCAGAGGAGGACCGGGTTGGCTTGTTGCACACGCTGGCAACGCTTCCCTCTCACCCAGAGAGTGTTCCCATTAATGCCTTGGTTGCAGTGAAAGGCACGCCGCTTCAAGATCAAAAG CCTGTTGAAATATGGGAGATGATACGAATGATTGCAACTGCTCGTATAGCCATGCCAAAATCAATGGTAAGGTTGTCAGCTGGCAGAGTTCGATTCTCCATGCCTGAGCAGGCATTATGTTTTCTTGCCGGAGCAAATTCCATCTTCACTGGTGAGAAGCTGTTGACAACTCCTAACAATGATTTTGATGCTGATCAACTTATGTTCAAAATCCTTGGGCTGATTCCAAAAGCTCCAAGCTTTTCCGAGGAAGCAGCAAAGACTTCCGAAGCAGAAAACTGTGAGGAAGCTCTCTCAAGTTCGGGTTGA